In Bacteroidota bacterium, a single genomic region encodes these proteins:
- a CDS encoding acetyl-CoA carboxylase biotin carboxyl carrier protein subunit, with product MYKVKSLNGAASEFEITFDAASKNSGKINGKAFEWDILEEKHGRFHVLKDNKSFTIEVVHADAAEKKCTLKVNGNTYSFEMKDQFDELLKNLGLDKLVSGVAKDLKAPMPGLVLDVLVKPGDSVKKGDSILVLEAMKMENNIKAAADAVIKKIAVRKGNAVEKNQVLVLFE from the coding sequence ATGTATAAAGTAAAATCTCTAAACGGAGCAGCCAGCGAATTTGAAATTACGTTTGATGCAGCTTCAAAAAACAGCGGTAAGATAAACGGCAAGGCCTTTGAATGGGACATTTTAGAAGAAAAACACGGACGTTTTCATGTATTGAAGGACAATAAATCATTCACCATTGAAGTTGTACATGCAGATGCTGCTGAAAAAAAATGCACCTTAAAGGTTAATGGTAATACCTATTCGTTCGAAATGAAAGACCAATTTGACGAGCTCTTGAAGAATCTGGGCTTGGATAAATTAGTGAGCGGAGTAGCAAAAGATTTAAAGGCACCTATGCCCGGTTTGGTGTTGGATGTGTTAGTTAAACCTGGAGATTCAGTTAAAAAAGGGGATTCCATTTTAGTGTTGGAAGCCATGAAAATGGAAAACAATATTAAAGCAGCAGCAGATGCTGTGATTAAGAAAATTGCGGTTCGAAAAGGAAATGCAGTGGAAAAAAATCAAGTCTTGGTTTTGTTTGAATAA
- a CDS encoding AsmA family protein, whose amino-acid sequence MKIPRFLKIFLITLSSLLILLLSSALVIVYFYEEEVKQLLVGEINKQLNTPVSVKGIELSLIKKFPNASLEFTEVSAASVQPADSLEDEERFTEKLFEAHKLFLQFNILDIFHKKYRIKKIEIEGVKLNLLITKKGSDNFHFWKTSTDTTASTFKLSLENIEVQDADVVFKNELDNQIYSFVIKESELSGNFSESNYVLDTKGEYFVSDIAINGTSYLKRKSLLLEGSLEVSHNNRFEFKNVELLLNDLAFNLSGNFIRNSGKNDAVDLSITGKNLDVKTFISLLPDSYRKKLNTYSSSGLFYFETRINGEIGEHIGPKISAQFGVKSGEITEENSKLNLEKINLSGTYSNGKSRNSAGSELSIANFNAQLGSGKVLGNFSIKNFENPYLTIVAEAQLNLSQVKQFLKLDTLEKFSGALTLDLDFSGNTSHISHFSGADFAKTKTQGTLTLEQGSVKFVGAKQSFENLNASLLFNNNDIVVNECNGKIEDSDFALKGFFRNALAATFNSEEKLFIDASLTSQKIDLNQILADDETSTKNKKAFELKFSDRINVNLNVTVRELVFKRFEASAISGTVKLQDKKLALSPITFSTMDGTVLANGVIDGTSDVDFKAICDADLRNITISKLFYEFENFGGTTLTDKNLKGKASASVQFSGNFTSELQSKTESIVSRFDLTIENGELLNFEPLKKLSRFISLTELNDIRFASLKNSIEIKNRKINVPKMEINSSAMNLSVAGTHTFDNVVDYHFKLLLNELLGKKARKAKKENEEFGTVEDDGLGKTAIYISMSGPLENPKISYDKSGLKMQMKQNVASETQNLKSILRNEFGWFKKDSTIKAAPQKKQNVRFETEWEESDKATKESSNSEKQLPKVKAVSNTEEEKKKVKVLDNLFKKVDEKPKKKKVKEEKTENSDDFN is encoded by the coding sequence ATGAAAATTCCCCGCTTTCTTAAAATTTTTCTAATTACCCTTAGTTCATTGCTGATACTCTTGCTCAGTAGTGCTTTGGTAATCGTTTATTTTTATGAAGAAGAAGTAAAGCAATTGCTGGTAGGAGAAATCAACAAACAATTGAATACGCCGGTTTCCGTAAAAGGAATAGAGCTTTCGTTGATTAAGAAATTCCCAAATGCGAGTTTAGAATTTACCGAAGTTAGTGCAGCATCGGTTCAACCCGCCGATAGCCTAGAAGATGAAGAACGCTTTACGGAGAAGCTTTTTGAAGCGCACAAATTATTTTTACAATTCAACATTCTAGATATTTTTCACAAAAAATACCGCATTAAAAAAATTGAAATTGAGGGTGTAAAATTAAACTTGCTCATCACAAAAAAAGGGAGCGACAATTTTCATTTCTGGAAAACTTCGACTGATACTACCGCAAGCACTTTTAAGCTAAGTCTTGAAAACATTGAAGTACAGGATGCAGATGTGGTATTTAAAAATGAGTTGGACAATCAAATTTATTCCTTTGTCATCAAGGAGAGTGAGCTAAGTGGGAATTTTTCGGAAAGCAATTATGTCTTGGATACAAAGGGAGAGTATTTCGTGTCGGATATTGCCATAAATGGAACCAGTTACTTAAAACGTAAATCATTGTTGTTGGAGGGAAGTTTGGAGGTAAGCCACAATAACCGATTTGAGTTTAAAAATGTGGAGTTGTTGTTAAATGATTTGGCATTTAATTTAAGTGGTAATTTTATCCGCAACAGCGGTAAAAACGATGCGGTAGATTTGAGCATTACGGGTAAAAACCTGGATGTAAAAACATTTATTTCGTTGCTTCCTGACAGCTATCGCAAAAAACTGAATACCTATAGCAGCAGTGGTTTATTTTATTTTGAAACACGCATCAATGGTGAAATAGGGGAGCATATCGGACCAAAAATAAGTGCCCAATTTGGCGTTAAATCGGGAGAAATTACAGAAGAAAATTCAAAATTAAATCTTGAAAAAATAAATTTATCCGGCACCTACAGCAATGGAAAAAGCAGGAACAGTGCAGGAAGCGAATTGAGTATTGCCAATTTTAATGCACAATTAGGTAGCGGAAAGGTGTTGGGTAATTTTTCGATAAAGAATTTTGAGAATCCTTACTTAACTATTGTTGCGGAGGCGCAATTGAACTTAAGCCAAGTGAAACAATTTTTAAAACTCGATACACTCGAAAAGTTTAGCGGGGCGCTTACATTGGATTTGGATTTTTCGGGAAACACCAGCCACATCTCGCATTTTTCGGGAGCTGATTTTGCCAAAACAAAAACTCAAGGTACGCTTACCTTGGAACAAGGAAGTGTAAAATTTGTTGGGGCAAAACAATCTTTTGAAAACCTGAATGCATCTTTGTTATTTAACAATAATGATATTGTAGTGAATGAATGTAATGGAAAAATAGAAGATTCGGATTTTGCTTTGAAAGGATTTTTTAGAAATGCCTTAGCCGCGACATTCAACAGTGAAGAAAAATTATTTATTGATGCCAGCCTTACTTCTCAAAAAATTGATTTAAATCAAATTTTAGCGGATGATGAAACATCAACAAAAAACAAAAAAGCATTTGAGCTAAAGTTTTCAGATCGCATAAATGTAAATTTAAATGTGACGGTGCGCGAATTGGTTTTTAAGCGTTTTGAAGCAAGTGCAATTTCGGGAACTGTGAAATTGCAGGATAAAAAACTAGCCTTAAGTCCGATTACATTCTCAACCATGGATGGCACCGTACTTGCAAATGGAGTAATTGACGGAACAAGTGATGTTGATTTTAAAGCCATTTGCGATGCGGATTTGCGCAACATTACTATTTCGAAACTTTTTTATGAATTCGAAAATTTTGGAGGTACTACCTTGACCGATAAAAATTTGAAAGGGAAGGCATCTGCGAGTGTTCAGTTTTCGGGTAATTTTACTTCGGAGCTTCAATCCAAAACTGAAAGCATTGTTTCGCGATTTGATTTGACCATTGAAAATGGCGAGTTGCTCAATTTTGAACCGTTGAAGAAGTTATCGCGTTTTATTTCCTTAACGGAGTTAAACGATATTCGATTTGCCTCTCTTAAAAATTCGATTGAAATTAAAAACCGAAAAATAAATGTTCCTAAAATGGAGATAAATTCATCGGCCATGAATTTGAGTGTTGCCGGTACGCATACGTTTGATAATGTGGTGGATTATCATTTTAAACTTTTGCTGAATGAATTACTGGGAAAGAAAGCACGAAAAGCCAAAAAGGAAAATGAAGAATTTGGCACCGTAGAAGACGATGGATTGGGAAAAACAGCCATCTATATCAGCATGAGTGGTCCGCTTGAAAACCCAAAAATTAGCTATGATAAAAGTGGTTTGAAGATGCAGATGAAACAAAATGTGGCCAGCGAAACACAAAACTTAAAATCGATTTTGAGGAATGAATTTGGCTGGTTTAAAAAAGACAGCACTATAAAAGCAGCTCCGCAAAAAAAGCAAAATGTTCGTTTTGAAACAGAGTGGGAAGAAAGTGATAAAGCGACAAAAGAAAGTTCGAATTCTGAAAAACAATTGCCCAAAGTGAAGGCAGTAAGCAACACCGAAGAGGAGAAAAAGAAAGTGAAGGTCTTGGACAATTTGTTTAAAAAAGTGGATGAGAAACCAAAAAAGAAAAAAGTAAAAGAAGAAAAGACAGAAAACTCGGACGATTTTAATTGA
- the hemA gene encoding glutamyl-tRNA reductase — protein sequence MKNSFVIGITFKNANIATRSAFSISDEKQKACYELAKRHPFSDFVVLSTCNRTEIYGSGCVHHAERILSEVCNQPKALLDEYKFVKTSQDVLSHIFQVASGLDSQILGDYEILGQFKNACRFSKEEGLLGPVFERMSNVCIQASKEIKTKTALSKGTVSASYAAIEILQEKVAVKPTKCLLIGTGKFGNNISKNIKHYLPHFDLTVSNRTYETALDIALKNGFGLLPFEDINANIKDYEVVILSTTADKYIVTPENLAHSKTKLILDLSIPQTVHPRCKHMENVEVLDIDSISAILDKSLENRKTYLPVANQILNSHIAAFVDWNTFYEQRNQIVNLKNMLIEASNSCPHLARLEEDKKNELVKKTVQAFVLELKQNNATISAPHQIVANFMRHATVN from the coding sequence ATGAAAAATTCTTTCGTTATCGGAATAACATTTAAAAATGCAAACATTGCCACCCGTAGTGCATTTTCGATTTCTGATGAGAAGCAAAAAGCGTGTTATGAATTGGCAAAAAGACATCCTTTCAGCGATTTTGTTGTACTCAGTACTTGCAACAGAACCGAAATATACGGCAGTGGATGTGTGCACCATGCGGAGCGTATTTTATCTGAAGTATGCAATCAACCAAAAGCATTATTAGATGAATACAAATTTGTGAAAACATCGCAAGATGTGCTTTCACACATTTTTCAGGTAGCATCCGGATTAGATTCACAAATTTTGGGTGATTATGAAATATTAGGTCAGTTTAAAAATGCTTGTCGCTTTTCTAAAGAAGAGGGCTTGTTGGGACCGGTATTTGAGCGTATGTCGAATGTATGCATACAAGCTTCCAAGGAAATTAAAACCAAAACAGCATTGAGTAAAGGAACGGTATCCGCATCCTATGCAGCGATTGAAATATTGCAAGAAAAAGTAGCGGTAAAACCAACCAAATGTTTATTAATTGGAACCGGAAAATTTGGAAACAATATTTCAAAAAACATTAAACATTATTTACCACATTTTGATTTAACTGTTTCTAACAGGACTTACGAAACCGCTTTAGACATTGCCTTAAAGAATGGTTTTGGTTTGTTGCCATTTGAAGATATTAATGCCAACATTAAGGATTATGAGGTGGTAATTTTAAGTACCACAGCCGACAAATACATAGTGACACCCGAAAATTTAGCCCATTCGAAAACCAAGTTAATTTTAGATTTATCGATTCCACAAACCGTTCATCCACGTTGCAAACACATGGAAAATGTGGAAGTTTTAGATATCGATTCCATTTCTGCCATCCTTGATAAATCGTTGGAAAACCGAAAAACTTATTTGCCGGTTGCAAATCAAATCTTAAATAGTCATATTGCAGCCTTTGTTGACTGGAACACATTTTATGAGCAACGCAATCAAATTGTAAATTTGAAAAACATGTTGATTGAAGCCAGCAACTCTTGTCCACATTTAGCTCGTTTGGAGGAAGATAAAAAGAATGAATTAGTAAAAAAAACGGTACAGGCTTTTGTGCTTGAACTTAAACAAAATAACGCTACCATCTCAGCACCTCATCAGATTGTAGCAAACTTTATGCGCCATGCAACGGTTAATTAA
- the hemC gene encoding hydroxymethylbilane synthase translates to MQRLIKIGSRDSNLALWQAKFIENLLQQQGLKTEIVLVKSEGDINLVSPLYEMGVQGIFTKNLDMALLSNKIDIAVHSLKDVPTQLPKNLTIAAIPERANVKDALVYENSSFELSEKAGITIATSSLRRKAQWLNKYPQHAIESIRGNINTRLEKLKSTPQWSGALFACAGINRIGLEVPNKLELDWMLPAPAQGALAVVCREDDLEVDKICSTLNHSETSICVGIERSFLRHLKGGCSIPIAALAVVSDKRIHFRGNILSLDGARKVEVEMEFDVADHMNAGRLAAEELLSKGGDKIALELKSLMTE, encoded by the coding sequence ATGCAACGGTTAATTAAAATAGGATCACGCGACAGTAATTTGGCATTATGGCAAGCTAAATTCATTGAAAATTTATTGCAGCAACAAGGTTTAAAAACTGAAATCGTTCTTGTAAAAAGCGAAGGCGATATCAATTTGGTTTCGCCTTTGTATGAAATGGGTGTTCAGGGAATTTTTACAAAGAACTTGGATATGGCCTTGTTGAGTAATAAAATTGATATTGCTGTGCACTCTTTAAAAGATGTGCCAACTCAATTGCCCAAAAACTTAACGATTGCTGCCATACCTGAACGGGCAAATGTGAAAGATGCTTTGGTGTATGAAAACAGTTCGTTTGAGCTCTCCGAAAAAGCAGGCATTACCATTGCCACCAGCAGTTTGCGCAGAAAAGCGCAATGGTTGAATAAATATCCTCAACATGCAATTGAATCGATTCGAGGGAACATTAATACACGACTTGAAAAATTAAAAAGCACTCCGCAGTGGAGTGGGGCTTTGTTTGCCTGTGCCGGGATTAATCGCATTGGTTTAGAAGTTCCGAATAAACTGGAGTTGGATTGGATGCTACCTGCGCCTGCCCAAGGTGCGCTAGCTGTGGTGTGTAGAGAAGATGATTTAGAAGTAGATAAAATTTGCAGCACCTTAAATCATTCCGAAACCTCCATTTGTGTTGGAATAGAACGCTCCTTTTTACGTCACCTCAAAGGTGGCTGTTCCATACCTATTGCAGCACTTGCGGTTGTTAGTGATAAGCGTATACATTTTCGAGGAAATATACTTTCGCTGGATGGAGCAAGAAAAGTGGAAGTGGAAATGGAATTTGATGTAGCGGATCATATGAATGCAGGTAGGTTAGCAGCCGAAGAGTTGTTATCAAAAGGCGGGGACAAAATAGCGCTGGAATTAAAAAGCTTGATGACCGAGTAA